Within the Gracilinema caldarium DSM 7334 genome, the region ATACACCTTAGAATTTGTACTCAAACCAGTAGCATCTTCAATTACTACTTCATACAATTTAGTATTAAACTCATTAAATCCATCACTGGAACGAATGACATATACAGTCCCAGCAGTACCAATAGAGAGGAAAAAAATCCCAATTTTAACATATCTAGATAAATTCATACTTTTAGCTCATTAAATGAAATTCTTAAAAACTCCTTAACAATATCTTTCTCTGACAGAGAAACTTCTTTTGGAGTACCATCTGCAACAATATGGCCTTTATGTAAAAACGCAATTCTGTCTGAAATACGAAAAGCCGCAGGAATATCATGGGTTATTAACAAACAAGTTACTCCTAATTCTTTATTAACCCGTATTACCAAGTTCATAATGGTTTCTGATAAAACGGGATCAAGTCCAGTTGTTGGTTCATCAAAAAAGAGCACTTCAGGTTGTAACATTAAAGCCCGAGCAACACCAACTCTTTTTCTCATACCACCAGAAAGATCTGATGGATGCATATGCTCAATCCCAGGTAGTTCGATCCATTCTAATATTTCTGCTACTCTTTTTTTAATTTTAACTTTATTTTTTAGCTGCAATACCTCTCGCAAAGGGAATTCTAAATTTTCACCAACCGTCATTGAATCGAAAAGAGCCGCATTTTGAAAAGCGTAACCAAAATGTTTTCGAATATTAATTAAAGCATCATGAGAAAGAGAAGTTAATTCTGCATCTCTATACCAAACCTTACCAGAATCAGGTGTAATCATCCCAAGAATACATTTTAACAGTACACTTTTTCCCGTCCCACTTTGTCCAACAACAGAGCAAATACTCTTTTCTGGAATCTCCAAATCCACTCCAGAAAGGACCTTCTTTTCTCCAAAGGTCTTATATAGGTTCTCTATTTTAAGTATCATTAATTATCTTCCAAAAAAGATTGGTCGCATAATAGTAATCATAATATAGTCGGCAACCAATATAGCAACAGAAGAAGTAACAACAGCCTTAGTTGCTCCTTCACCAACACCTTTTGCTCCCTGTGTAACATGTAAACCAAAAAAACAACTTATCGTTGATACCATAAAGCCCATTACTACCGATTTAATAAGCCCTATTGTAATATCTGCAACTTTTAATACATCAAACATGTACTGTATATAACTTGCAGAATCAATACCATATAATTGAGTCGAAATGAAATAGGATCCTAAAGATCCAACTATATTTGCCAATATGGTAAGGATTGGGAAAACTAATATTGATGCCCATACACGAGGAACCACCAGATAATGAACAGGATCAATTGA harbors:
- a CDS encoding ABC transporter ATP-binding protein encodes the protein MILKIENLYKTFGEKKVLSGVDLEIPEKSICSVVGQSGTGKSVLLKCILGMITPDSGKVWYRDAELTSLSHDALINIRKHFGYAFQNAALFDSMTVGENLEFPLREVLQLKNKVKIKKRVAEILEWIELPGIEHMHPSDLSGGMRKRVGVARALMLQPEVLFFDEPTTGLDPVLSETIMNLVIRVNKELGVTCLLITHDIPAAFRISDRIAFLHKGHIVADGTPKEVSLSEKDIVKEFLRISFNELKV